The DNA segment TGCCTGCCTTAAAAAGTGGAAAACAATAATAATTCTAGTAAACGAAGTCATGGTCAAAAGTATGGATGGAGCCATACCCAGAACGGTCAGCAAGAATAGAATTTCAAGCAGACGCGAAACCTGTTCAGGCTCATCCTGCCCGGCAGCAAGATTCAGCGTCAAAGTAGGAATGGTCTGATCCTGAGCAAATACAACCGCAGGCAGAACCAGCAATAATATTGCGCTAAGAGTCAGAAGAGCCGGTATTTTCTTTTTTAAGAAATCCGGCAAAATCTTTTTCATCCTTTCCATGAACTTCTTCCCTTGCTTGAAGCAGAGTAATTTTATCCTGAGTAACACCAAGCACAAGATCCTGACCGCGATACTTAATAACTGTAATATTCTGACGCGGTCCGAGCGGAAGACGTTCTACAATCTGCAACTCTTTGTTCCGCACACCGGAAAAGGATACGCCAAGATTAAGACGCCGCATAAAATAAAAAACCAAAAGAAGCATTCCCAGAATAAAAAAAAGTGCTCCCGACATTTTAAGCACGGAACTGACCCCAGCATCAGGGACAGACATAGCAAGCGGCACAGAAGCGTTAAGCAAGGTGTTTAACCCGCTCAATAGGACTGATAATATCGGTAAGTCTGATACCGAATTTCTCGTTAATTACAACCGCTTCCCCTCTGGCAACCAACTTTCCATTCACATAAATTTCAAGAGGCTCACCTGCAAGCTTGGTAAGCTCTACAACAGAACCTGCTCCAAGCTGTAAAAGCTCATTAATAAGCATTTTAGTGCGGCCAAGTTCAGCTGAAACATCAAGAGGAATATCGAGAATAAAATCAAGGTCACGTCTTGAACCGTCATGACGAGGATTTTTTGCTTCGCTTGTAAAATCATTAAAATCTGCGTCTCTGGTCTGAGTACGAAGAAACTCCTGTTCCTTTTCTTTCCGGATATCATCTCCGGTATCCTCAGCCAATGCGGAAGCCCACTCATCAGCAAGAGCGTCGTCACTTCCCCCGCCGGCATCTCCGGCTCCGGCATCGTCGTCCTGTTCACCAAGAGCTGCCGCCCATTCATCGGCAAGAGCATCATCGCTGCCGGCATCGTCACCCTGCTCAGAAAGAGCAGAAGCCCATTCATCAGCAAGAGCGTCATCATTGCCGTCACCGGGGTCTGATCCCAAAGCATCACCGCTATCCGTATCTTCGGTTAGCGCATCCGCCCACTCCTGTGCGAGTTTATCCTGATCAAGATCATCAGACATCATTCCCGTAAACCTCCGGCTTTATCATTTATTGCCTGCCGAATAATCTGTATTAAACGCCAATTACTCGACAGAGCAATACAGCAATTGCAAAAAGCGTGCTACTGAATAACCATATCTGTAAAATATACCTGCGAAACCTTAGCTCCACCCATAATCTGGTTGAGCCGGTCTACAATTTCTTTCTTTAGGAGAATCTTGTTCTCCATACTGGACAAATCCTGAAAAGTTTTACTGGAAAGAAGCAGAATAAGCGTATCCTTAACCATCGGCTCTTTCTTATTAAGCTCCGCAACAGCTTCTTCGCTGATGACTTCTACATCAATACCCAATTTCAAATATCTTCGTCCAAGCGGGTCAGCAAGGTTTACAACAAAAGTCGGCAAAGTAACGGTGAAACCATCACCGGGCAAGGGAGCAGCATTAGGATCAACTGCTTCTTCGGTTTTTGAAACTTCAGCCGCATCTTCCGGCGCTCCTGCAAAAAACTTCTGATAGGCGAAAAATCCGCCGCCGCCGAGAACTGCAAGAAGCAGAACAAGAATAATCCACTTCAGCATGCTGCCTTTTTTCTTCGCTTCCTGTCCATTTTCTTCGGCCATGATATTCAGCCCTCTCCAGTGTTACTTTACTAAATTACGAATACCCGCCCAAATGGGGAGTTGTTTTAATCAAAATTTCTACTCGTCTGTTCTGGCCCCTGCTTTCCGGCGTTGTATTACTATACATCGGATAGGTAGGGCCATAGGCTGACATAGTAAGCCTGTGGTTAGAAATACCCTGTTCAACAAAATAAGTAAGCACGGCTATTGCCCGCTGTCCCGAAAGTTTAAAATTGGAAGGACTCATTCCCCCCACATCATCAGTGTAGCCAGAAATATTGATATCCGCCGCCCCTAGATAACCAAGAACAGGAATCAGTTG comes from the Maridesulfovibrio ferrireducens genome and includes:
- a CDS encoding flagellar basal body-associated FliL family protein codes for the protein MAEENGQEAKKKGSMLKWIILVLLLAVLGGGGFFAYQKFFAGAPEDAAEVSKTEEAVDPNAAPLPGDGFTVTLPTFVVNLADPLGRRYLKLGIDVEVISEEAVAELNKKEPMVKDTLILLLSSKTFQDLSSMENKILLKKEIVDRLNQIMGGAKVSQVYFTDMVIQ
- the fliN gene encoding flagellar motor switch protein FliN, translating into MMSDDLDQDKLAQEWADALTEDTDSGDALGSDPGDGNDDALADEWASALSEQGDDAGSDDALADEWAAALGEQDDDAGAGDAGGGSDDALADEWASALAEDTGDDIRKEKEQEFLRTQTRDADFNDFTSEAKNPRHDGSRRDLDFILDIPLDVSAELGRTKMLINELLQLGAGSVVELTKLAGEPLEIYVNGKLVARGEAVVINEKFGIRLTDIISPIERVKHLA
- the fliO gene encoding flagellar biosynthetic protein FliO, giving the protein MLNASVPLAMSVPDAGVSSVLKMSGALFFILGMLLLVFYFMRRLNLGVSFSGVRNKELQIVERLPLGPRQNITVIKYRGQDLVLGVTQDKITLLQAREEVHGKDEKDFAGFLKKENTGSSDS